A part of Aegilops tauschii subsp. strangulata cultivar AL8/78 chromosome 2, Aet v6.0, whole genome shotgun sequence genomic DNA contains:
- the LOC109742111 gene encoding putative ABC transporter C family member 15, whose amino-acid sequence MCLDQLNLIWLIDFEFSAQHFVLLHSLTLPAQVAVTIGSSGRSTSDIYFTVDRHLSTLSLPRIWPHCAMEGGRSHLHSLLPRRVQEMFLAHTAGLLHDSPNSIISQHMQEWQEIYSPCFWTSTSVLIQLVFITSIVAQFLFKRIRWCRQRLKTATPESNKHSNQEQKNADIKLGLSYQASKVCCLLILATHVLRIFFLQLQGRISGCKYPPFVLGEGIQVLSWIILSLAVFSLRKTKSAKHPLIIRAWLVLSFLQSIISLIFDLRFTLSDHGYMGFAELMDLFTLVICTYLFAISVRGKTGITLINSSITEPLLSPSAGQQTETKRTSLYGKASVLDLVTFSWMTPLFVIGYKKPLDKNDVPDIDERDYADLLSDSFKRILADVEHRHGLSTLSIYRAMFLFIRRKAILNAVFAILCACASYVGPSLINDLVKFLGGERKNGLQKGYLLAVAFLSAKVVETIAERQWIFGAQRLGMRLRAALISHIYQKGLRLSCGARQKHSSGEIINYMSVDIQRITEVMWYTNYIWMLPIQLSLAVYVLHLNLGAGAWAGLAATLAIMTCNIPLTRLQKRLQSEIMAAKDNRMKATTEVLRSMKILKLQAWDTEYLQKLEALRREEHNWLWKSVRLSALTTFIFWGSPAFISSITFGTCILMGIPLTAGTVLSALATFRMLQDPIFTLPDLLSVFAQGKVSADRVAQYLQEEELKCDAITEVPRNDTDYDVEIDHGAFSWEPETTSPTITDVNLKVKRGKKVAICGVVGSGKSSLLSCILGEMPKLAGTVRVSGSRAYVPQTAWILSGNIRDNILFGNPYDREKYQKVIQACALTKDIELFANGDLTEIGERGINMSGGQKQRIQIARSVYEDADIYLFDDPFSAVDAHTGGQLFKDCLMGMLKDKTILYVTHQVEFLPAADLILVMQDGKIVQKGTFDDLLQQNIGFEDIVGAHSQATESVINAESSSRILSTENQKLADIDDEFERENHTDDQIQGILKQESAHDVSQVINEKGRLTQDEEREKGGIGKTIYWAYLTAVHGGALAPIIVAAQSFFQIFQVAGNYWMAWACPPTSATTPRVGLGLIFFVYIVLSIGSALCVFGRSMLVSLVGLLTAEKFFKNMLHCILRAPMAFFDSTPTGRILNRVSNDQSVLDLKMADSLGWCAFSVIQILGTIGVMSQVAWPVFVIFIPVTAICYVFQRYYIPTARELARLQQIQRAPILHHSAESLTGAASIRAYGRKDRFSKANISLVNNHLRPWFHNVSAVEWLCFRLNMLSNFVFAFSLTLLVSLPEGFINPSIAGLAVTYALNLNGQLSSVTWNICNTENKMISVERIMQYSRIPSEAPLIVDDHCPPNRWPKDGTINIRNLEVRYAEHLPSVLRNISCTIPGQKKVGIVGRTGSGKSTLIQALFRIVEPRQGTIEIDNVDLSKIGLHDLRGRLSIIPQDPTMFEGTVRGNLDPLNEYSDQHVWETLDKCQLGDIVRRNPKKLDTTVVENGENWSVGQRQLFCLGRVLLKRSNVLVLDEATASVDSSTDAIIQKTLREEFGDCTVLTVAHRIHTVIDSDLILVFSEGRIIEYDTPSRLLEDKNSEFSRLIKEYSRRSKGF is encoded by the exons ATGTGCTTGGATCAGCTTAATTTGATATGGTTGATTGATTTTGAATTCTCTGCTCAGCATTTTGTTTTGTTGCACTCTCTAACCTTACCTGCCCAAGTGGCCGTCACCATCGGGTCCTCTGGTCGCTCCACCTCCGATATATATTTCACCGTCGATCGCCACCTCTCAACTCTGTCTCTCCCTCGCATTTGGCCTCACTGCGCCATGGAAGGAGGGAGGAGCCACCTGCATTCGCTTCTTCCCCGGAGGGTGCAGGAGATGTTCCTCGCCCACACGGCGGGCTTGCTCCATGATTCGCCGA ATTCCATTATATCGCAACACATGCAAGAATGGCAAGAAATATATTCACCTTGTTTCTGGACGAGCACTTCTGTATTGATACAGTTGGTATTTATCACGAGTATCGTGGCTCAGTTTCTGTTCAAGCGAATTAGATGGTGCAGGCAGAGATTGAAGACTGCAACTCCTGAAAGCAATAAGCATTCTAATCAGGAACAAAAGAATGCAGACATAAAGCTGGGTCTCTCATATCAAGCAAGCAAAGTCTGTTGTCTGCTTATATTAGCCACTCATGTCCTGAGGATATTCTTTTTGCAGTTACAAGGAAGAATAAGTGGTTGCAAGTACCCACCTTTTGTTCTGGGTGAAGGCATACAGGTGCTCTCCTGGATAATATTGTCACTAGCAGTATTCAGTCTACGGAAGACAAAATCTGCAAAGCATCCGCTCATTATTCGGGCATGGTTGGTACTTAGCTTTCTGCAATCAATAATCAGTTTGATATTTGATCTCAGGTTCACCTTATCAGATCATGGATACATGGGGTTTGCGGAATTGATGGACCTGTTCACACTTGTTATCTGCACTTATCTGTTTGCAATTTCTGTCAGAGGAAAAACAGGAATCACCTTAATAAACAGCAGCATAACAGAGCCACTATTGAGTCCATCTGCAGGACAGCAGACAGAAACCAAAAGAACAAGTCTGTATGGCAAAGCAAGCGTTCTGGACCTTGTCACGTTCTCCTGGATGACTCCTCTATTTGTTATCGGATATAAGAAACCTCTAGATAAGAATGATGTGCCAGATATTGATGAAAGGGACTATGCCGATTTACTCTCTGATTCATTTAAAAGGATCCTAGCAGATGTTGAACACAGGCATGGTTTAAGTACTTTATCAATCTATAGAGCAATGTTCCTATTTATTAGAAGAAAAGCAATACTCAATGCAGTATTTGCAATTCTGTGTGCATGTGCATCCTATGTTGGACCATCACTGATTAATGACTTGGTGAAATTCCTTGGGGGAGAGAGGAAAAATGGACTGCAAAAAGGTTATCTTCTTGCTGTTGCATTTTTAAGTGCCAAAGTTGTGGAGACAATAGCAGAGAGGCAGTGGATTTTTGGAGCTCAAAGGCTTGGGATGCGGCTACGAGCTGCTTTAATATCCCACATCTATCAAAAGGGGCTCCGGTTATCCTGTGGCGCAAGGCAGAAGCATTCCAGTGGAGAGATCATAAACTACATGAGTGTAGATATACAAAGGATAACCGAAGTTATGTGGTACACAAACTACATTTGGATGTTACCCATACAGCTTTCTCTAGCAGTCTATGTTCTCCATCTAAACCTAGGTGCTGGAGCATGGGCTGGTTTAGCAGCAACACTGGCAATAATGACTTGCAATATTCCTCTGACAAGACTCCAGAAAAGGTTGCAATCAGAGATCATGGCTGCTAAAGACAACAGAATGAAGGCAACAACGGAAGTGCTTAGAAGCATGAAAATACTGAAACTTCAAGCATGGGATACAGAGTACCTTCAAAAGCTAGAAGCTTTGCGAAGGGAGGAGCACAATTGGTTGTGGAAATCTGTAAGGTTGTCAGCTTTAACAACATTCATATTTTGGGGGTCCCCTGCATTCATATCCTCCATAACATTCGGTACATGTATATTGATGGGGATTCCTCTAACAGCTGGTACTGTTTTGTCTGCTCTTGCAACGTTCCGGATGCTACAAGATCCAATCTTCACACTCCCTGATTTACTTTCGGTGTTTGCTCAGGGGAAAGTTTCAGCAGATCGAGTAGCACAATACCTCCAGGAAGAAGAGTTGAAATGTGACGCAATTACAGAAGTACCAAGGAATGACACGGACTATGATGTGGAGATTGATCATGGAGCATTCAGCTGGGAACCTGAGACCACATCTCCAACTATAACAGATGTAAATTTAAAAGTAAAGAGAGGGAAGAAAGTAGCAATCTGTGGAGTAGTTGGCTCTGGGAAATCTAGTCTATTATCATGCATACTCGGGGAGATGCCTAAGCTAGCTGGGACTGTGAGGGTCAGTGGGAGCAGAGCATATGTTCCTCAGACTGCCTGGATCCTATCTGGGAACATCAGAGACAACATTCTGTTTGGAAACCCATATGACAGGGAAAAGTACCAAAAGGTAATACAAGCTTGTGCATTGACAAAAGATATTGAGCTATTTGCAAATGGCGATTTGACGGAGATTGGAGAAAGAGGAATTAACATGAGTGGTGGACAGAAGCAGAGGATTCAGATTGCAAGGTCAGTGTACGAGGATGCAGATATATACCTCTTCGATGATCCTTTCAGTGCAGTAGATGCTCACACTGGAGGGCAACTTTTCAAG GATTGCCTCATGGGGATGCTTAAAGACAAAACAATATTGTATGTGACACATCAAGTTGAATTTCTTCCAGCCGCAGATCTTATACTA GTGATGCAGGATGGGAAGATTGTGCAGAAAGGAACATTTGATGATCTCCTTCAACAGAACATAGGATTTGAAGATATAGTCGGAGCCCATAGCCAGGCAACCGAGTCTGTAATAAATGCCGAGAGTTCCAGCAGAATTTTGTCAACAGAGAACCAAAAGTTAGCAGATATTGATGATGAGTTTGAGAGAGAAAACCACACTGATGATCAAATTCAGGGCATATTGAAGCAAGAGTCTGCACATGATGTCTCACAAGTTATCAATGAAAAAGGAAGGCTCACACAAGATGAGGAACGAGAAAAGGGAGGGATTGGCAAGACGATCTACTGGGCATACCTGACGGCTGTTCATGGTGGCGCATTAGCACCAATAATAGTGGCAGCACAGTCATTCTTCCAAATATTCCAGGTCGCAGGCAACTATTGGATGGCATGGGCGTGTCCTCCAACGTCTGCAACCACCCCAAGGGTTGGATTAGGCCTTATTTTCTTCGTATACATAGTGCTATCTATAGGAAGTGCACTATGTGTTTTTGGTCGGTCTATGCTTGTTTCGCTTGTTGGCCTGCTAACAGCGGAGAAGTTCTTCAAGAATATGCTCCATTGCATCCTCCGTGCTCCAATGGCCTTCTTTGATTCCACACCCACTGGCAGGATCCTAAACAGG GTCTCCAATGACCAAAGTGTCTTAGATCTGAAAATGGCAGACAGCCTTGGTTGGTGCGCGTTTTCTGTTATACAAATTCTGGGGACCATTGGCGTTATGTCACAGGTTGCGTGGCCAGTTTTTGTCATCTTTATTCCAGTGACAGCAATCTGTTATGTGTTTCAA CGGTACTACATACCAACAGCAAGAGAGCTGGCTCGCCTGCAACAAATTCAAAGGGCTCCAATACTCCACCATTCTGCGGAATCACTTACAGGAGCGGCAAGTATTAGAGCATATGGACGGAAAGACCGCTTCAGCAAAGCAAACATCAGCCTTGTTAACAACCACTTACGACCATGGTTTCATAATGTCTCGGCTGTGGAGTGGCTTTGCTTCAGGCTAAACATGCTATCTAACTTTGTCTTTGCCTTTTCTTTGACTCTGTTGGTGAGTCTTCCCGAAGGTTTTATAAATCCAA GCATTGCGGGACTTGCAGTGACTTATGCACTGAACCTCAACGGGCAGTTGTCATCTGTAACCTGGAACATTTGCAACACAGAGAATAAAATGATTTCAGTTGAAAGAATAATGCAGTACTCAAGGATCCCTAGTGAGGCTCCTCTAATAGTTGATGATCACTGCCCCCCAAACAGATGGCCAAAGGATGGTACTATAAATATAAGAAACTTGGAG GTTCGATATGCAGAGCATCTCCCCTCTGTTTTAAGAAATATATCATGTACAATTCCAGGACAGAAGAAGGTGGGGATTGTTGGACGTACTGGCAGTGGAAAGTCAACCTTGATTCAAGCGCTTTTCCGGATTGTTGAACCGAGACAAGGGACAATTGAAATTGATAACGTTGATCTCAGCAAAATCGGGTTGCATGATTTACGAGGCAGACTTAGCATCATCCCACAGGATCCAACCATGTTTGAGGGCACAGTGAGAGGAAATCTTGATCCACTAAATGAATATTCTGATCAACATGTATGGGAG ACATTGGACAAATGCCAGCTTGGTGACATTGTTCGTCGAAACCCAAAGAAGCTGGACACAACAG TTGTCGAAAATGGGGAAAACTGGAGTGTCGGACAGAGGCAGTTGTTTTGCCTGGGAAGGGTTCTGCTAAAGCGAAGCAATGTCCTTGTCCTTGACGAGGCAACTGCTTCAGTTGACTCATCTACGGATGCAATTATCCAGAAAACACTCCGTGAGGAGTTTGGGGACTGCACGGTGCTGACAGTAGCACATAGAATTCACACAGTTATCGACAGTGATCTTATTCTTGTCTTCAGCGAAG GAAGAATTATAGAATACGACACGCCGTCAAGATTACTGGAGGACAAAAACTCTGAATTTTCAAGGCTCATAAAGGAGTACTCACGGAGATCCAAGGGGTTTTGA